The DNA sequence TGATATCCAAGGAGCAGCTACTAAAGTACTTTCATCAGAAATGAAAATAGTAGCAGATACCATTGCAATAAATAAGATACATAATGGTTTCCACCTTCTTGTATATACGTAAGGAAAAATGAATCCAAATAAAGCAAATATACTTGATATCCAAATTGCTCTTTTGGATAAATAAATTAGATGAGTTGTCTGGGGATTATTTACACTTTCGGGTAATTCTCTTGAATTTACCAAAAAAATAGAATCATCTGAAACTAAAGTATAAGAATCATTAGTCCAGTCTTCGGAGCTTTGATTGACTGGTAGATCCCAATCATTTAGAACTTGGTTATTAATATTATCTTGTCTTACTTCAGATTTTATTTTCTCGGTTACTGAATTTTGTTCTTGTAAATGTTGACTATCTTGTTGTTTATTAGTTTCTTGTTCATGAGTTATCAAAAAATCAGTTTTTAAAGATTCAAGTTCTTGCTGTTCTTGCTGTAATTTCTCGAAATTATTTTTTGTTCTAGTAAGCTTTTTGATTTGCTTTTGTAATTCTATTTTACGTTCATTACGTTCAATGGAGTCAGTAATACTAGTATCTATCTCTTGTAATTTTTCCTCCAACAATTTTATCTTGTTCTCTATTTTAGAATTCAACATGATCTGACTAGTATATAAAAATTATATTTAAGACTCTATTATCGCCATTGAATAAATATAATATGAAGATATAAATCACAAGTTGAAAAGATAGCGATCACGCTTAAATTGATTAATCTTTTTGGATGGCATAACATAAACGTCCAATAGTTAAAGTAGACTCATCCATTGAGTTTAAAGTAATATTTTTTAGGCTATTCATAAAGCCGTATAAATTACTAGTTTTTGAACCATCACTACCACTATTGAGATTCCACTCACTCCACCATTCAGGTTTTTGCAAGTCCTTAGCCACAACATCGACTGCAAAATAATAAATATTGGATTCGGGAAAGTTATTTGGATTTATGCTGGTAGTAAATTCAATTTGATTGTCATTAATTTGCCAATCTTTAAAATTCAAAGCTTTTTCAGCAGCAGGCGCTTGTTTAAACTGTTGTTTATTAAATTTATCAAACGCACTGACATTTGTGGCGATTTTTAAATCATGAGGATCGGCTGATAAAGTATGATTAATTTGTTTGAGGGGAAGTTGATATTTTATTTCTAAAGAATCAGTATTTTTATTCTTAATTTCTAATAATTCTATTGGTTGATTATTCTTCTCTACCGATACATCTCCATTATGTAATAAGTTGGGTGCTGCTAAATCTGATGATAAGTTAAGTGGAGAATTGAGATAAGATACATCTGCAACTAAATTATGTGGCGAAAAAATTAAGAACTGACTGCGATCGCTTAAATCTCCTTGTTCTTTGGCTAACTTATCAAAGTAATTAGCAATATCCTGATGGTGACCTAGAAATAGTACATAAAAAGGTCGATACTGCTTGCTAGTTTTCCCTTCAGTGTTGTAGTTAAACTTTTTATCGGCATCACTGGCAGAATAAACAGTGCCATTAAATTCGCTTTTTACTGCCCAAATACCTACGGCATAATTTTCAGCTTGATTATTAAAATAATTTTCTTTGATTTTATTAGCAATCAAATTAACATCACCATCATTTTGATCTAGATCCGTAACTATCACAGTCAGGCGATCGCTATTTTTAGGTTTAGTAATTAGAGAACCCAAATCACTAGAAACAGCAGGAAAATTGGATTTCTTCCCATCATAAAATTCTGATTTGTGCGCTTTATTAAATTCAGAACGAGTTAGTTCTTTTGCTTGATGTTGATGATCTCCAGAACGATAGTATTTAACAGTAGCTTTAGAACGACTACCACTTAAACCTAAAGTACTATCTAATAATTTTAAGGCTTGGATATAAGAACTATTTTCTTGATTTATATAGCCCAACATTGAGCCAGAACCATCAACATTAAAATCAATAGCTAAAGGATTAGTTAGTTCAGTTTTTTGCTTAACTCGCTCCAATTCACAATGTAAATTGGCATGATCGTCATTTACTAATGTTCCTTCTGGCTCTCCTTTAGCAACCGCAACACAGCCAGACAACATGGCTAGAATAGCTAAATAAATAATATTTCTGTTAGATATAAACATAATTGTAGTTAAAAATAAATTGTTTAATTTTGCCTAAATTTCAGTATTAATACACATAAATATGACATTTTCAATTAAAACTTTATGAGTTACATTGTAATTAACTAATATTTATTATGACAATAAGCTAAATATATGAAATCAGGAGAAATAACTAGACTAATAATTTGTCTAATTATTGGTGCATTAATAATTTTTCTCGGTCAGCCAAAAATTTATGATTTAAGAATAGTTAGAATTACTGATATTCCCGATCTTAAAGAATGGATTGGTAGTTATTATATGAACCAAGCTAGTATTGTTTTTGCAATATCTTTAATTTCTGTCATTTTCTGGTCTGTTTCTGCTATTCGTTCCAAAGCTAACGGCAGCGAATTAAAAACCTGGCAAGGTATTTGGTATGCACTTTTATTTGTTAATGTTCTAAGTATTTTTATTGCTATTTATCTTAATAAGATTAGCGATGATGCCCTACTTTCATCAATATTTTTCTTACTATTTGATGTAATTTGGATTTTCTGGCTAGGAACTGCTTTAAGTTCACCTAATTTGTTTATGTATTTACCCCCAGGTTCAGGCACAATACGCAGAGTTTTTGGAGATTAAAAAATGACTATTTATTTAATTGGTATTGGTGGCAGTGGGGCAAAATGTGTAGAATCGGTAGTGCATCTAGCATCAGTCGGTTTATTTCCGCAAGAGCCAATCAAAGTCTTATTTATAGATGCCGATGAAAGCAATGGCAATGTTGAAAGAGCGAGAAATAGTTTAAATATTCAAACTGCATGTCAACGAATATTGTCGGCGATTGATAAACAGCAGTGTCCTTGGATGCAGACATCAATTAAATCTTTCGATCTGTGGTCGCCATTTGCTAAAAATAGCTTAAACAAAGAATTAAGTGCGTTTTTTAACTACAACAACATTAAGCAAAGCGAGCCGGCCTTAGCTAATCTATTTGATGTTCTCTATACTGATACAGAAAAACAAGAAAATTTAGACGTAGGTTTTCGTGGTAGACCTGCTATTGGTGCTGCGGTGATGAGTCAAGTAGACTTAAATCGCTTAGATGAAGAACCCTGGGGGACTTTTATCGAGCAAATTAGAGCGGATGTCAACGAAGGGAAACAACCAAAAGTGTTGTTGTGTGGTTCGATCTTTGGTGGTACTGGCGCATCAGGATTACCTACTATTGCTCGCTTGATTGCTAACAAATTAAACGACATCAAAATTAGAGAGCGAGTCAAGATTGGTTCTGTTTTTATTCTGCCTTATTTTGGCTTTACTGCTCCTGCGGGAGAAAGTGAAAACGGCATTTATGCTCAGTCGGATAAGTTTTTGCTCAATACAGAAGCAGCACTGCGCTACTATGTCACCCAAGCTCAAGGCATTTTTGATACCGTCTATTTATTAGGTAACGAGAATTTAGCCAGAGTAAATTTCAGCATTGGTAAAAATACCCAGTGTAATCAACCTCATTTTATTGAATTATATGCTGGTCTTGCTGCCAGACATTTTCTAACGGAAACTCATCCCCAAGAAGAAACAATTGTCTTGTTGTCTCGTTCTCGATCGCAATATATCAATTGGGATGACATTCCCGATGGCCACAACGTCCAAAAGATTTTAGGTAGTACGACTAGATTTGCCTATACTTGGCTAGCAGAAATTGCTCCAGAATTAACCAGTGCCAAACAAGAAGGATTTAAAAGTTATATCAGATTTGCTCCTTGGTTGAGTAGATTCTATGATACCGATCCTAAGAAACCACTCCAGTTTGACAGTGACCAACAGCAAAATGCGATCGCCACAATTAATAACTGGTGTAAAGACTATTTACGCTGGTTACAAGAAATTCATCAATGTGAAAGCGATCGAGTTGAATTATTTAAACACAGCATTTTTGCCCAAGTCAATAATCTTCAGGGAACTAAATTACAAGATTTGATCCTGGGAGATAACCGCGATGCCAAAACCAGACAACGCAACGATGAACCAACCAGAATTAAAAACAATCTCCATCCCAAAAATATTCAAGGCAATAATAACGGCACGGTGGGATTAGCTCAAGCTGTATATCAAGCTTGTCAGCTTTAGACGTTGTTATTTGTAGCTCTTAGCTTTTAGCTTTTAGCTAACCCTATTAATAAATGTAGGTTGGGTTGAGGAACGAAACCCAACGCTAAAATCTACAACTGGTGTTGGGTTGCGCTACCGCTTAACCCAACCTACTCTAAAAACTTTTGACTTAAAAACTATGGCTAATTTAATATTACCGAAATTAAAAACAGGAACAGATGTTAGACCTCCAGAAAGAGAAGGAATTTGGACAAGCTTAGAATCAAAATCGGCGTTTCAGAATGTAGCAACCAGTCTCGATTATCAAGCTTCGGGAGAAACTAAAAGCGTAAGTTCTGTTCCTACTATGTGGGCGCGTCCTCTGTCTATAGAGATGGCGTTACACAATAAAAACTATCCTATTCGTAGAGAAATCATTGCTCAGTGGCAGGGAATGTTAGCTGCTGTAGCGTTAGCCGAAGTCAGACGATTTCCTTTAACCGCTCAACTAGTGGATTTGAGCAAATTACGCCAACAGCAGCCTTTTAGTAGAGCTTTATACCAACTGTTACCCAATCCCGTTAATGCTCTTTATAGTCTTGATGGTAATAATCCTTGGCAGGAAGTTTATGTTTTCCTGTGGAACAATCAACCCGTGGGAATGACTTCACCCAGTACCATAGTTGCTAATTCCGAAGAAGGTAATTGGTCTGGTTTACCCTGGTGGAATGAGGAAACAAAATGTTTAGGATCTCCCCTGACTGGTAATCACCTTAACGAGAATGAAAAAGCCTTGTTATGGCGGTGGTTAGAAAATTTAGGCAATCATCTGCATAATTATCAAGGTAAACCCAGGGCGATCGATGAAATTAGCGGTTTAATTAATGAATTTCGCAATAGTTTGGGTTCTTATCCCGAACAAGCCTTAAGTTTAAGCGATAATCCGCAGTTTTTTGGCGTATCGCTCAATCGTGGTGTCCTCAATGGGATTAACAAGCCTGCCAAAGCCGAAGCGCAACCATCTAACGTGCGCTTGATTGGTAGTAAAGGTTTAGGCACAGTACCAGACTTACTGATCCTCGATCCGCAGATAGCGGAAGCTTGGGGAAAATCACCCCAAAATATTTGGATACATCAAGACCAAACTTTAGCATCACTGCGACTAGAAGATTTAAAAACGAGTAAAGTCATCTGGCAGAATGTACGCTGGATCGAATCTAAGGATTTATTTTTACCAGAATTAACCTTTATCGATATCGAAGATGCCTTACCTGGTGGTTATTTACCTCCAGAAACTCAACCTTTAATCTTTAACAAACGCAGAATTACCCCCTTACTGCCCTTAAATCCGCTTCTGCTGGAATATTTCACCCCCGAAGATCTGATCCGTCATCTCAATATAACTCCTCTCAACAGCAGCGATGGCTCTTTTATCAGAATTGAGTTAGATTTACCTCTTTCGGGCAATAATAATCAACCGCAAAATTATCGCATCTACAAAGATTATCCACTAAAAGAAGAAAATGCTTTAGCTGACGGCGTGCCTATCTTAGAAGTATGGCCTCATTTCCAAGCCGAAGGTTGGCAAGAATATTATGGTTTCTATTACGATGCAGGTTTGGGAGAAGATACGTTTCAGGTCAGTTTTTCTCAAGCAAAAGAACCCCATGTCTTCCAGCAGGGAAGGGGTAATTATCAACTAACCAGACTGGATAAATATCCGTCCCATATTTTGTGTCAAAGTCAGAACCGTCAGCCTTTTGGTTTAATCTTGCTGAAAACACCACCCAGAATCGACTTAACTGGTGAGTGGCGTGTGGGAGTAGACTTTGGGACTTCTTTCACCAATATCTATGTCAACCGCAGAGGTACTGTCGAACCTTTATCTTTAGAAACTCTACACCACAAAGTAACAGAAGCGGATATTGAAACTCGTACTCCTGTATTATTTGAATATTTTATTCCTGAAAACTTTATTCCTTTAGAAAAGCCTCTACCTCTTTCTAGTGTTTTAACTACCAGAGGTAAAACTAATTGTGCCAAAGGTAAAGAGCGGGCTTTATTTGATGGACGGATTTATATTCCCGATAATAGCGATCGCTTTAGACCTAGTAATGATTGGATGGAAACAGATTTAAAATGGGATAATTTTGTTCCCAATCGTCTATTTTTAGAACATTTAGTCTTACATATTTCTGCTTTAGCTGTCAGTAAAGGAATCAAAGAAATTCAATGGGCTTTATCTTATCCTTCTGCTTTCGCCAAAAGCGATCGTCGTAGATATATTAAAAGTTGGCAAGAAATCACCGAAAACTTGCAACAAAAGACGGGAATCAAGCAAATTTGCCCCAAACAAGATGATTTAGACTATTTCCGTACTGAAAGTCTAGCTGTTGCCCAATATTTTGCCGATCAAGAAGATTACGATTTAGTTCGTAGCACTTGTATCGATATGGGTGGCGGGACATCAGATATTTCAATTTGGGAAAACAATCAGCTAGTACACCAATGTTCCGTTAGATTAGCAGGTCGTCAATTAATTTCACAATTTTTTGAAGTTAATATCGATTTTCTCTGTAAAAGCTTCCAGGAAAACCCTGAAGATTGGAAAGGCTTAAAACAAGAGCGTTTTTATGCCAAACTCGATGTTTTACTCCGTCACAAAGCAGAACAATGGCTCAAAGAGAAGATCAAAAACTTTGATAAAGACCCCGAATTTCAGGGCTTAGTCCGTTTAATCGCCTTTGGTACAGCAGGACTATATTACTACGTGGGCATTCTCTTAAAAGTGCTTCATGCCGAAGGAAAATATAGCGTAGACGAAATTACACCTACCTACGTTGGTGGTAACGGTTCTCGCTTACTTAACTGGCTAGATAATAGCGGTGAATTTGATCCTAGTTCTGATATCAACGATTTATTCAGCTATATGTTGAGTAGAGGTTCTGGTTTTGAAGACACGGAAGAAAAAACTCGCTTGAGTCAAAAACCCAAAGATGAGGTAGCCTGTGGTTTAGTTCTCAGCGATACCCGTCTTAAAGGACTAACCGCAAGACAAGAAGACCCATTGATTGCAGGAGAAGTATGTGAGATTAACGGCGAGAAGATTGAATACGATAGTCGTCTAGAGTGGGAAGATACAATTAAAGACTTCAAAATTCCCGAACTTGGTCAATTATTCACCTTTATGAATGAATTTAACTTAGGTATCCAAGAATTAAAGTTGGAAGATATTAAACCAATGCCTCAACATCAAAGAGGAAAGGGTTTAGAAGCAAAATATAAAGAACAACTCTATCGCAAAACTAGAAAGGAATTAGATGCGATGTTACTCAAAGAGTTTTACAAAGGTGATGCTGAAGATATTCGCCCTGATGCGCCTTTTATCTTAGGTTTAAAAGCTCTGTTGCGAGTTTTAGCTAAAGAATGGGCTGGTAAATAATTTAGTCTTTTTGACTTTAATTTATCCCTCGATAAATTGTGAGGTGAGAGGCAATTTATGATCGGCAAACCATCTCATGATTCTAGTGATTCTCAAATTTAGTTATTTAGCAGCATTAGCGGTTATGCCAGACTGTCCAGTTTGTAAATATTCTCATAGAGAAGAAGTAAGGAATTGTCAAAGATGTAATTGGTCGATGAAAGATGATTTGG is a window from the Pleurocapsa minor HA4230-MV1 genome containing:
- a CDS encoding tubulin-like doman-containing protein, coding for MTIYLIGIGGSGAKCVESVVHLASVGLFPQEPIKVLFIDADESNGNVERARNSLNIQTACQRILSAIDKQQCPWMQTSIKSFDLWSPFAKNSLNKELSAFFNYNNIKQSEPALANLFDVLYTDTEKQENLDVGFRGRPAIGAAVMSQVDLNRLDEEPWGTFIEQIRADVNEGKQPKVLLCGSIFGGTGASGLPTIARLIANKLNDIKIRERVKIGSVFILPYFGFTAPAGESENGIYAQSDKFLLNTEAALRYYVTQAQGIFDTVYLLGNENLARVNFSIGKNTQCNQPHFIELYAGLAARHFLTETHPQEETIVLLSRSRSQYINWDDIPDGHNVQKILGSTTRFAYTWLAEIAPELTSAKQEGFKSYIRFAPWLSRFYDTDPKKPLQFDSDQQQNAIATINNWCKDYLRWLQEIHQCESDRVELFKHSIFAQVNNLQGTKLQDLILGDNRDAKTRQRNDEPTRIKNNLHPKNIQGNNNGTVGLAQAVYQACQL